In Rutidosis leptorrhynchoides isolate AG116_Rl617_1_P2 chromosome 2, CSIRO_AGI_Rlap_v1, whole genome shotgun sequence, one genomic interval encodes:
- the LOC139889272 gene encoding putative RING-H2 finger protein ATL61, translating to MGYSVVLLAMGIAPFVLIHVCIIGRTFGIISGRILLQENDDVAISRNGSMTREDIKKLPTYDFNLEERNKSFEMRIIKCVVCLKRLKIGERCKLLPDCNHSFHGECIDSWLIKTRVCPICRTFVNVGRSKS from the coding sequence ATGGGCTACTCAGTGGTATTACTAGCTATGGGAATTGCTCCTTTTGTACTAATTCATGTATGTATAATTGGGAGGACATTTGGAATCATTAGTGGAAGAATTTTGCTGCAAGAAAATGATGACGTGGCGATAAGCAGAAACGGGAGCATGACACGAGAAGATATCAAGAAACTTCCAACTTACGATTTCAACTTGGAAGAACGTAATAAATCGTTTGAAATGAGGATAATTAAGTGTGTGGTGTGTTTAAAGAGGTTAAAAATAGGAGAAAGGTGCAAGCTTTTGCCAGATTGTAATCATAGTTTTCATGGTGAGTGCATAGATTCATGGTTGATCAAGACTCGTGTTTGTCCGATTTGTAGAACTTTTGTTAATGTGGGAAGAAGTAAAAGTTGA